One stretch of Pseudomonas fragi DNA includes these proteins:
- a CDS encoding LysR family transcriptional regulator, which produces MKARSDELQIFVSVIECGSISAAAEQAGQTPSAVSRTLSRLEAKLETTLINRTTRRMDLTEEGKFFFERAKQILEQMDELEERLISHQRTPSGRLRINAAAPFVLHAIVPYIPEFRALYPEIQLELNSNDLIIDLLEQSTDIAIRIGTLADSTLHARSLGCSPLNILASPDYIAAHGMPTSVADLAHHTLIGFTQNDGLNQWPLRYAQGDRWPIQPAISASSGETVRHLALQGQGIACLSHFMTHEDIAAGRLRVVLGEFNSGYRQPIHAVYYRNSQLALRIQCFLDFIQAKLAGYAICD; this is translated from the coding sequence GTGAAAGCCAGATCCGATGAGCTGCAAATTTTTGTTTCGGTCATCGAGTGCGGCTCGATTTCCGCTGCTGCCGAACAGGCCGGGCAAACTCCTTCGGCCGTGAGCCGCACGCTGTCACGGCTCGAAGCCAAGCTTGAAACCACGCTGATCAATCGCACCACCCGGCGCATGGACCTGACCGAAGAGGGCAAGTTCTTCTTCGAGCGCGCCAAGCAGATCCTTGAGCAGATGGACGAGCTGGAAGAGCGCCTCATCTCCCATCAGCGCACCCCCTCCGGGCGCCTGCGGATCAACGCCGCGGCGCCATTCGTGCTGCATGCCATCGTGCCGTATATCCCTGAATTTCGCGCCCTTTACCCCGAGATTCAGCTGGAACTCAACAGCAACGATCTGATTATCGACCTGCTGGAACAAAGCACCGATATTGCCATTCGTATCGGCACCCTGGCCGACTCCACCCTGCATGCCCGCTCCCTGGGGTGCAGCCCGCTGAATATCCTCGCCAGCCCGGACTACATCGCCGCCCACGGTATGCCCACAAGTGTTGCGGATTTGGCCCACCACACCCTGATCGGTTTTACCCAGAACGATGGCCTCAACCAGTGGCCGCTGCGGTATGCCCAGGGCGACCGTTGGCCCATTCAGCCGGCCATCAGTGCCTCCAGCGGTGAAACCGTGCGGCATCTGGCGCTGCAAGGGCAGGGCATCGCTTGCCTGTCGCATTTCATGACCCACGAAGACATCGCCGCCGGGCGCCTGCGCGTGGTGCTGGGTGAGTTCAACAGCGGCTATCGCCAGCCGATCCACGCCGTGTATTACCGCAACTCGCAGCTGGCGCTGCGCATCCAGTGCTTTCTGGACTTTATCCAGGCCAAGCTGGCGGGGTATGCCATCTGCGACTAG
- a CDS encoding NAD(P)H-dependent oxidoreductase, with the protein MKKILLLNGAKKFAHSDGRYNLTMHDTALAFFDRQGFEVKVTHIDEGYDIAEEVEKFLWADVIIYQMPGWWMGAPWIVKKYMDEVFTEGHGKLYASDGRTRSDASQRYGSGGLIQGKQYMLSLTWNAPQQAFDDPADFFEGKGVDAVYFPFHKANEFLGMTGLPTFLCVDVMKRPQPEVDAARYEQHLAEVFGLKA; encoded by the coding sequence ATGAAAAAAATACTTTTGCTTAACGGTGCGAAAAAATTCGCCCACTCCGATGGTCGCTACAACCTGACCATGCACGACACTGCGTTGGCGTTTTTTGATCGTCAGGGTTTTGAAGTCAAAGTGACCCATATCGACGAAGGTTACGATATCGCCGAAGAGGTGGAAAAATTCCTCTGGGCTGACGTGATCATCTACCAAATGCCGGGCTGGTGGATGGGCGCGCCGTGGATTGTTAAAAAGTACATGGATGAAGTATTCACCGAGGGTCACGGCAAGCTCTACGCCAGTGACGGCCGCACCCGTTCCGACGCTTCGCAGCGCTACGGCAGCGGTGGCCTGATTCAGGGCAAGCAGTACATGCTGTCGCTGACCTGGAACGCCCCGCAGCAGGCGTTCGATGACCCGGCCGACTTCTTTGAAGGCAAGGGTGTGGACGCGGTGTACTTCCCGTTCCACAAGGCCAATGAATTTTTGGGCATGACCGGCTTGCCGACCTTCCTGTGTGTTGACGTGATGAAGCGCCCGCAACCGGAAGTCGATGCTGCACGCTACGAGCAGCACCTGGCCGAGGTGTTTGGCCTCAAGGCATAA
- a CDS encoding sulfite exporter TauE/SafE family protein, whose amino-acid sequence MKTLVEFYQNMGWASSLMVMMTFLLAGTVKGVIGLGLPTVAMGMLGLAIAPAQAAALLIIPSIVTNAWQLAAGGELRALVKRLWPMQLGIFIGTALGMLWLSIDGGSWVVRALGAALLLYALSGLFLPTLRVATQREPWLGPVCGVITGVITSATGVFVIPAVPYLQALGLSKNQLVQALGLSFSVSTLALAAGLYWRGNLGGGELNASLLALVPAMLGMWLGQWLRQRISALLFKRVFFIGMALLGTHLLINN is encoded by the coding sequence ATGAAAACACTTGTCGAGTTCTATCAAAATATGGGTTGGGCCTCGTCACTGATGGTGATGATGACCTTTTTGCTGGCGGGTACGGTCAAGGGTGTCATTGGCCTTGGCTTGCCGACCGTAGCAATGGGCATGCTCGGCCTGGCTATTGCTCCGGCACAGGCTGCGGCACTGCTGATTATCCCTTCAATTGTCACCAACGCCTGGCAACTGGCCGCAGGGGGGGAGTTGCGGGCCTTGGTAAAACGCCTGTGGCCCATGCAACTGGGGATTTTTATCGGCACCGCCCTGGGCATGCTCTGGCTCAGTATCGACGGCGGTAGCTGGGTGGTACGAGCGCTGGGCGCGGCCCTGTTGCTCTATGCCCTCAGCGGGTTGTTCCTGCCCACCCTGCGCGTCGCTACGCAGCGCGAACCCTGGCTGGGTCCGGTGTGCGGTGTAATCACCGGGGTCATTACCTCGGCCACCGGCGTGTTCGTGATCCCCGCAGTGCCCTATCTGCAAGCGTTGGGCCTGAGCAAAAACCAGTTGGTGCAGGCCTTGGGATTGTCCTTCAGCGTCTCCACATTGGCCCTTGCCGCCGGGCTTTACTGGCGCGGCAACCTGGGCGGCGGTGAGCTCAATGCCTCATTGCTGGCGCTGGTGCCCGCCATGCTCGGCATGTGGCTGGGGCAATGGTTGCGTCAGCGCATCAGTGCCCTGCTGTTTAAACGGGTGTTTTTTATCGGCATGGCACTGCTGGGCACTCACTTGTTAATCAACAATTGA